In Phragmites australis chromosome 18, lpPhrAust1.1, whole genome shotgun sequence, the genomic window ggggccgaCAGACCGCACGAGGCGCCGAGACCCCGGGACACTACACATTCCCGGGGCGGACGAAAACGGAGGGCGGGGCGCTGCCATAGACGATGGCAGACCGCTGAGCCGGGGTGACATGGGGAATTGTCCCCGGTCGCTCATCTCCCTACCATCCTCGTCCTCTTCGTCGCCATCCCCTCCGCCATCCCCGCACCGAGAACCTCGGCCGACGGCTGGCGACGCGACGGCCGGCGACCGAACTGGCCAGCTCTCTAGAGTAGGTTCTGGGGCAGATGCTGGGACTAGTTCACAATGGCCCAGGGGCCATAGCCCACCCCAAAGAGGAGAAGGCCGGAGCCCAGGCCGAAGGCCCCAGAATTCTAGATCCTGCAGTCCCGATGGTGGTATCGCGGGCCAAAAACCACGTGcgcccccttttttttttcttcgagcTCATTTTGCTCGTGTCTTGGCTGGGGGTTAATCTGTTTTTGTTCCAGGCCGTCCAAGGGTTCTCCAGGAGGCTGGACGTCTCCCGAGCAACCAAGGCCTTCCCCTGTCCATGAGTTGAGAGCCCAGGCTGGGTCTGCCCCGAGCCCTCCGACTGGGGAGGAGCAACCAGCTTCAGGGGAGGCCGTCGTGACAAGGGTGGCACTGGCGCGGCCGCTGTTggggtccccgagcgcctctgctgaAAAGGCGCCAAGGGGACCCAGCTCTCGGCCATCCACTGGACAGGCCCTggaacccctccccgaggtgctcGAGGCGGCCATTGCGGCGAAGAGGGCCGAGCTCAAAGAGGAGCGCACTGCCCTCATCAACGAAAGGGGCCGGCTGGAGGAGGACCGCAAACTCCTGGAGAACCGTGTGGCCACGGCCCGCACAGCCTACGAGAGGACCCTGTAGGAGCTGGCCACCGAGCTGGAGGCCCTGGAGGAAGTGCGCGAGGAGGCTGTCACCGCGCAGAAGGAGGTTGAGCGATTGGGGGAGCGTGCTGGTGAGCTGGCCACCCGTGAGGAGCGGCTTGCCTTGCGCGAGCAAGAGGTTGCCTCACGGGAGGAGGTGGTCGGCAAGCGGGAGGAAACCTTGTGATTCGCTGAGACGGACCTCTGCCACCAAACCCAAGACTTCGAATGCGGCCGTGCCGACATTCTTcgccgggaggagcaggttgcACTGCGTCAGATGGATGCCGATCTGGCGTCATCGGCGCTTGTCGCCCGGGAAGAGAACATCGCCAACTAGGAGGCAGGCTTAACTGCCCGAGAGCAGGCCATCGAGGCCCTAGCAGAGCAACTAGAGTGGGCCTGCACTGAGGTTGCTGCCAAACTCCAGGAGGCACGGGCCGTGAAGGACATCCCTGCCAGCACCGCCAATGGCAAAGGTCTTGAAGCTCGGCTGAAGAAAGCCGAGGAGGATCTTGATGTTGTCTACGAAGAGCGGATGAATGTTAAGGCAATGATGCAGGATGTCCTTCGGCAGGTGCGGGGCTTTGTGGAGGCG contains:
- the LOC133898522 gene encoding predicted GPI-anchored protein 58, with the protein product MGNCPRSLISLPSSSSSSPSPPPSPHREPRPTAGDATAGDRTGQLSRVGSGADAGTSSQWPSKGSPGGWTSPEQPRPSPVHELRAQAGSAPSPPTGEEQPASGEAVVTRVALARPLLGSPSASAEKAPRGPSSRPSTGQALEPLPEVLEAAIAAKRAELKEERTALINERGRLEEDRKLLENRVATARTAYERTL